From Acidobacteriota bacterium, one genomic window encodes:
- a CDS encoding PhzF family phenazine biosynthesis protein — protein MVDRAISPRASRTTSGALACYLLRQGLVSPDQSEEIKVQVEQGIEMGRPSQIEVRLWLSNDIIKRVCVRGHAVCVLKGEYELFWRVQMPSFSTDSVLDLVKKKC, from the coding sequence GTGGTGGACAGAGCTATTTCACCCCGCGCCAGTAGGACGACTTCCGGGGCTCTGGCTTGTTATCTGCTAAGGCAAGGATTGGTTTCTCCAGACCAATCTGAAGAAATAAAAGTGCAGGTAGAACAGGGAATTGAAATGGGGCGACCAAGTCAAATTGAAGTAAGGTTATGGTTATCAAATGACATCATTAAGCGAGTGTGTGTCCGCGGTCATGCAGTCTGTGTGCTTAAAGGCGAATATGAACTCTTCTGGAGAGTCCAGATGCCTTCGTTTTCCACGGATTCTGTCTTGGACTTGGTAAAAAAGAAATGCTAA